A genomic stretch from Flavobacterium nitratireducens includes:
- a CDS encoding heavy metal translocating P-type ATPase, translated as MKHTYKISGMSCDGCRAKVEKTLNTISGIEAQVTLNPPQATITMEKHVPTNELQEALSAVGKYTIAMETTPSKDSDHEEVVAKKTCCSVAHAHNHEPKSNPKVVAGKYYCPMFCEGDKMYDKAGDCPVCGMDLVKAPELEITKVQYTCPMHPEVVQNEPGSCPICGMDLVPMKPVENEENKSYLDLVHKMKIAVLFTVPIFIISMSEMIPHNPLMHLLDMKIWNWVQFVLSIPVVFYATWMFFKRAWKSLMTWNLNMFTLIGIGAGVAFLFSLVGLFFPDVFPAEFKTAEGTVHLYFEATTVILTLVLLGQLLEAKAHSRTSGAIKELLKLAPTEAVLVENGIEKIIAIDAIKKGDLLRVKPGDKIPVDGKIIEGESTIDESMITGEPIPVDKKKEDAVVAGTINGNKSFMMMAEKVGAETLLSQIVQMVNDASRSRAPIQKLADTISKYFVPIVVVVAILTFFAWVQWGSAENALVYGFINAVAVLIIACPCALGLATPMSVMVGVGKGAQLGVLIKNAEALENMNKVNVLITDKTGTLTEGKPSVEKIVASNGQEEELLQNIASVNQYSEHPLAQAVVQFAKAKKITLLNTENFEAITGKGVVGIVAAKQVALGNAKLIEQMNASISPEMEKQVIAEQKLGKTVSYIAIDQKVLGFVTIKDAIKINSASAVKELMRKGVEVIMLTGDNHNTAQAVADELQLSSFQAGCLPEDKLKVIKKLQSEGKIVAMAGDGINDAPALAQSDVGIAMGTGTDVAIESAKITLVKGDLQGIVKAKELSHAVMKNIHQNLFFAFFYNVIGIPVAAGVLYPVFGILLSPMIAALAMSLSSVSVISNALRLRTFKI; from the coding sequence ATGAAACATACTTATAAAATATCAGGAATGTCATGTGACGGTTGCAGAGCCAAAGTGGAGAAAACCTTGAATACTATTTCAGGGATTGAAGCTCAGGTAACTTTAAATCCTCCTCAGGCAACCATAACGATGGAGAAACATGTACCTACGAATGAATTGCAAGAAGCTTTATCAGCTGTTGGGAAATATACCATAGCAATGGAAACAACACCTTCAAAGGATTCGGATCATGAAGAAGTGGTAGCAAAAAAAACTTGTTGTAGTGTCGCTCACGCCCATAACCATGAACCGAAAAGCAATCCTAAAGTTGTAGCAGGTAAATATTATTGCCCTATGTTTTGCGAAGGCGATAAGATGTACGACAAAGCTGGAGATTGCCCTGTATGCGGAATGGATTTAGTAAAAGCACCCGAATTAGAAATAACTAAAGTCCAATATACTTGCCCGATGCATCCCGAAGTGGTTCAAAACGAACCAGGTTCTTGTCCTATTTGCGGAATGGATTTGGTGCCAATGAAGCCAGTAGAAAACGAAGAAAATAAAAGTTATTTAGACTTGGTTCATAAAATGAAAATAGCGGTACTTTTTACAGTTCCTATTTTCATTATTTCGATGTCGGAGATGATTCCACACAATCCTTTGATGCATTTATTGGATATGAAAATATGGAATTGGGTTCAGTTTGTATTATCAATTCCTGTAGTCTTTTATGCTACTTGGATGTTTTTTAAACGTGCTTGGAAATCGTTGATGACATGGAATCTCAATATGTTTACACTTATTGGTATTGGTGCTGGTGTTGCATTTTTATTTAGTTTGGTTGGCTTGTTTTTTCCCGATGTATTTCCAGCAGAATTCAAAACCGCTGAAGGAACGGTTCATTTGTATTTTGAGGCGACTACCGTTATTTTAACTTTAGTATTACTAGGGCAATTGTTGGAAGCTAAGGCACACAGTAGGACTAGTGGAGCGATAAAAGAGTTGCTAAAATTAGCACCCACCGAAGCAGTTTTAGTTGAAAATGGTATTGAAAAAATAATAGCCATTGACGCGATTAAAAAAGGAGATTTGTTACGAGTGAAACCAGGGGATAAAATTCCGGTTGATGGAAAAATAATCGAAGGAGAAAGTACCATTGACGAGTCTATGATTACGGGTGAGCCTATTCCAGTAGATAAAAAGAAAGAGGATGCTGTTGTTGCAGGAACAATTAACGGGAATAAAAGTTTTATGATGATGGCCGAAAAGGTAGGTGCCGAAACCTTGCTTTCGCAAATTGTACAAATGGTGAATGATGCTAGTCGATCCAGAGCGCCAATTCAAAAATTAGCCGATACAATTTCCAAATATTTTGTGCCCATTGTAGTTGTGGTAGCAATACTAACATTTTTTGCTTGGGTACAATGGGGATCTGCCGAAAATGCGTTAGTGTACGGATTCATCAATGCTGTAGCGGTCTTGATTATTGCTTGTCCATGTGCTTTAGGTTTAGCTACGCCCATGTCAGTAATGGTGGGAGTGGGAAAAGGGGCTCAATTGGGTGTTTTGATTAAAAATGCCGAAGCCTTGGAAAACATGAATAAGGTTAATGTTTTGATTACCGATAAAACAGGTACGCTTACAGAGGGAAAGCCTTCGGTTGAAAAAATTGTAGCTTCAAATGGACAAGAGGAGGAATTGTTACAAAACATTGCTTCTGTAAATCAATACAGTGAGCATCCTTTGGCGCAGGCCGTAGTCCAATTTGCGAAAGCGAAAAAAATTACTCTTTTAAATACCGAAAATTTTGAAGCAATTACCGGTAAAGGAGTGGTAGGAATTGTAGCAGCGAAACAAGTCGCTTTAGGGAATGCTAAACTTATAGAGCAAATGAATGCTTCTATTTCTCCTGAAATGGAAAAACAAGTAATTGCTGAGCAAAAATTGGGAAAAACGGTTTCTTATATTGCTATTGATCAAAAGGTTTTGGGATTTGTAACCATTAAAGACGCTATAAAAATCAATAGTGCCTCGGCAGTAAAAGAATTGATGCGAAAAGGAGTCGAAGTAATAATGCTTACTGGAGACAACCACAATACAGCTCAGGCAGTGGCAGACGAATTACAATTAAGTTCGTTTCAGGCTGGGTGCTTACCAGAAGACAAATTGAAAGTAATTAAAAAATTACAATCGGAAGGGAAGATTGTTGCAATGGCTGGTGACGGAATTAATGATGCACCTGCTTTGGCTCAATCGGATGTAGGGATAGCTATGGGAACCGGAACGGATGTGGCCATAGAAAGTGCCAAGATTACTTTGGTTAAAGGCGATTTGCAAGGTATAGTAAAAGCAAAAGAATTAAGTCACGCGGTGATGAAAAATATTCATCAGAATTTGTTTTTTGCCTTTTTCTATAATGTAATCGGAATTCCAGTTGCAGCGGGAGTTTTATATCCTGTTTTCGGAATTTTATTATCACCTATGATTGCTGCTTTAGCAATGAGTTTGAGTTCGGTTTCCGTAATTTCTAATGCCCTAAGATTACGAACATTTAAAATTTAA
- a CDS encoding phage holin family protein, whose product MKTLVRILTTSILVLLISHFMDGVDVDSFTTSLLVAIVLGLLNIFIKPILVLFTLPITFFTLGLFLLIINGLIIIICDKIVGGFDVDNFFTALLFSIILSVSQSLVNLFLGKK is encoded by the coding sequence ATGAAAACACTCGTTCGAATCCTAACTACATCCATATTAGTTTTGCTTATCTCTCATTTTATGGATGGGGTAGATGTGGACAGTTTTACAACCTCACTTTTGGTAGCTATCGTTTTAGGTTTGCTTAATATTTTTATAAAGCCTATTTTGGTTTTATTTACTTTACCAATTACTTTTTTTACACTTGGACTATTTTTATTAATCATCAATGGGTTGATTATTATTATATGCGATAAAATTGTAGGCGGTTTTGATGTAGATAATTTCTTTACAGCTTTGTTGTTTAGTATTATTTTATCTGTTTCTCAATCCTTAGTGAATTTGTTTTTAGGTAAAAAGTAA
- a CDS encoding heavy-metal-associated domain-containing protein, which produces MKSLNKIMIAAVLVLLSSVSLKAQIKNEKTAEVKISGNCGMCKKNIEKAANVNKESAVVWDTKTKIAKISYDSTKTNQDAILKRIANAGYDSEKFKATEEQYNKLSKCCQYDREAATSTETDKSEKKKTMKSINTNAVAFFI; this is translated from the coding sequence ATGAAATCATTAAACAAAATAATGATCGCAGCAGTACTAGTATTGTTGTCATCAGTGAGTCTAAAAGCACAAATTAAAAATGAAAAAACAGCAGAAGTAAAAATTTCTGGTAACTGTGGGATGTGCAAGAAAAATATAGAAAAAGCAGCGAATGTAAACAAAGAATCAGCTGTAGTATGGGATACCAAAACTAAAATAGCCAAAATTAGTTATGATTCGACTAAAACAAATCAAGATGCTATTTTAAAACGTATTGCAAATGCAGGATATGATAGTGAAAAGTTTAAAGCAACTGAGGAGCAATACAATAAGCTAAGTAAATGTTGTCAATACGATAGAGAAGCTGCAACAAGTACAGAGACAGATAAATCTGAAAAAAAGAAAACCATGAAGAGCATAAACACTAATGCAGTAGCATTTTTTATATAA
- a CDS encoding DUF3347 domain-containing protein, with protein MKKIILFTFVLALVMLSCNSKNKEVKAAEGQEVVNTEAQYSCPMHPEITGKAGDVCSECGMELEAKSTEIVEDTKVDIPEVTEAVKSTVSTEAIVNGYLKVKNALANDNSEEAATAANDFIKAVSATNTSKIDSKLLAKFRSSTDDAKKQAELIAKNKSDIDQQRAYFAALSKDISTLIANFGTTKHLYQDYCPMYNEGKSGYWISEMKEIKNPYFGSEMLECGGMIKEIK; from the coding sequence ATGAAAAAAATAATCCTTTTCACATTCGTATTAGCTTTGGTAATGCTTAGTTGTAATTCGAAAAATAAAGAAGTAAAAGCGGCAGAAGGACAAGAAGTTGTAAATACTGAGGCTCAATATAGTTGTCCGATGCATCCAGAAATCACGGGAAAAGCAGGAGATGTATGTAGTGAATGCGGTATGGAACTGGAAGCAAAGTCAACAGAAATTGTTGAAGATACCAAAGTAGATATTCCAGAAGTTACTGAGGCAGTAAAATCGACTGTTTCTACTGAAGCTATTGTTAATGGTTATTTGAAAGTTAAAAATGCTTTGGCAAATGATAATTCGGAAGAGGCTGCAACAGCTGCCAATGATTTCATTAAAGCCGTTTCAGCTACTAATACTTCTAAAATCGATTCCAAATTATTGGCTAAATTTAGAAGTAGTACTGATGACGCAAAAAAACAAGCAGAATTAATCGCTAAAAACAAGAGTGATATCGATCAACAAAGAGCCTACTTTGCAGCTTTAAGTAAAGATATATCGACTTTGATAGCTAATTTTGGCACAACTAAACATTTGTACCAAGATTATTGTCCAATGTATAACGAAGGAAAAAGCGGATATTGGATTAGTGAGATGAAAGAAATTAAAAATCCTTATTTTGGTTCCGAAATGTTGGAATGTGGAGGGATGATTAAAGAAATCAAATAA
- a CDS encoding helix-turn-helix domain-containing protein: MKIYIKNMVCSRCEMAVRTLFDEMKISVLSIKLGEVELSKTLENLEKKQLSEKLKSLGFELLDDKISKTIERIKNRIIDLVHHQNEQLKINLSSYLSEDLNQDYSALSNLFSETEGITIEHYFIAQKIERVKELLIYNELSLSEIAFQLNYSSVAHLSNQFKKTTGITPTQFKQLKEKKRKQIDDL, from the coding sequence ATGAAAATTTACATTAAGAATATGGTTTGCTCTCGTTGCGAAATGGCAGTGAGAACTCTTTTTGATGAAATGAAAATTTCGGTACTTTCTATTAAATTAGGCGAAGTCGAACTTTCTAAAACTTTAGAGAATCTTGAAAAAAAACAATTATCGGAAAAATTAAAATCTTTAGGTTTTGAATTATTAGACGATAAAATAAGTAAGACTATTGAGCGAATTAAAAATCGTATTATCGATTTAGTTCATCATCAAAATGAACAGCTTAAAATTAATTTGTCAAGTTATCTTTCTGAAGATTTAAACCAAGATTATAGTGCTTTGAGTAATTTATTTTCTGAGACAGAAGGCATCACTATTGAACATTATTTTATTGCTCAAAAAATAGAAAGAGTCAAAGAATTGTTGATTTATAACGAACTTAGTTTGAGCGAAATTGCGTTTCAATTAAACTATAGTAGTGTTGCTCATTTGAGTAATCAATTTAAAAAGACAACGGGTATCACACCTACTCAGTTCAAACAGTTGAAAGAAAAAAAGAGAAAACAAATTGACGATTTATAA